CTATCGCGAGCTGGGAAAACTGGAGGCCGAGGGCTACATCCGGGCCCTCCCGGCGGCCCAGCCGAGCCGGGGGCAGAAGAAGAGCTACGAGGTCCTGCCCGCGGGCCGCGCCGAACTCGAACGCTGGACGGCCGCGGCGCAGGACCCCAAGCCGCACCGGGACGCCCTGCTGCTGCGGCTGCGCGCGGCCGCCGTCGTCGGCACGGCGGGCCTCGAAGCCGATCTGCGCCGCCATCTGGACCTGCACCGGCGGCAGTTGGCGGAGTACGAGCAGATCCAGGAGCGCGACTTCCCGCCCGGCAAGGCCAGCGCGCAGGCCAGGCTCCAGCACCTGGTCCTGCGCGCGGGCATCGAACTGGAGACCTTCTGGACCCAGTGGCTCACCGAGGCACTGGAGGAGCTGGCCGAACTCCCCGACAGCTGAAGGCGTTCGGCGAACTCCCGTGTCGCGGACGGCGTTGGACGGACTCCCGTGCCACGGCAGGCGTCGGACGAACCCCCTTGCCGCGGAAGGCGTTCAGAGGCGGTACGGCCGCGAGCGGCGGCGCAGGAACCACGCCGTGGCCGCCCCGCCGACCGCCACCAGACCGCCGCCGACCGCGAGCGTCAGGGTGCCGTAGTCCTTGGTGGCCCCGCCGAGACCGCCCATGACACCGCGCGAGGGGGAGGCGGAGGCCGTCGCCGAGATGGTCGGCGTGGCGGAGCCCGAGACGATGATCGACTGGGTGCCCGCCGTGCTGTTGTTGTAGGCGCACATCACGATGACGGTGTACGTCCCCGGACTCACACTCGACCAGGCGGCCGACTGCAACGAGGTGGTCCCCGACAGGGCCACCTGACGACCCTGGCTGAAGTTGGCCTGGCTGCTGGTGAGCAGCGAGGCGGTGCCCCAGCCGCCGGTGGTGGCGGTCCGGGAACATGCTGTCGTGGTGACGGAGACCGTGGATCCGGAGGTGCTCACCGAGATCCCGGGGCCGGCCGCGGCGGGCCCGGCGGTCAGGGCGAGCGGCAGCGCGGCGACGGCCGCGACGGTCAGGCCGGAGCGGAGAAGTGGCTGAATAGTGCGCATGGACTGCCCTCCGGCGGCACGGTTGGCGGTACATCCGTGGCGCCGCCGAGGTGGGGGAAGCCCGTGCTGCCTCAGGGGCAGCCAACGCGCTCACGGTCCCGCCCGCATGCGGAGCGCCGCCGTACAGGTGACGGAACCCCGCGGCCCGCGCAGGGGTGAGGAGCCGTCACGGGGAGGCGGCGGCCCCCGTGGTGACCGTCCGCTCGACCGACAGCCCGCCCCAGGTGCCGTCGGGCAGCCGGGCCCGGATCCGCACCCGGTGGCGCTCCCCGGCCTCCCGCCCCAGATAGAAGCTGTACGTCGTCCTCCCGCGCGGAGGCGTCCCACCGAACACGAGCGAGGTGGCCGCAGCCCCGTCGAGGCGGACCTGGTACTCGGTGACGACCCCGTCCGTCCGGGGCGGGAGCCAGGCCAGGTCCAGGTAGTACGCCCCGTCGTCGTCCAGCCGGGTCGTGGCGCGGAAGTCCGTCGGGGCGGTGCCCCGGCCGTCGTCGCCGCCCGGCGTGGTGAGGCGGACGGTCGCCCCGGCGGGCGAGAGGTTGTCGGCCGCGTCCCGGGCCCGGACGGTGAACGCGTAGCGCGTGCCGGGACGCAGCCCCGTGACCACGGCCGCCGTCTGGGTGCCGCCCACACTGTGGATCTTGCTGCCGCCCTGGTAGATGTCGTACGACACCACATCCCGGTCGTCCGAAGAGGCGGCCCAGCTCAGCTGGACGGCCCGGCTGCCCGCCGTCCGGCCGCGCAGCTCGCCGGGCCGGGTCGGGGCGGAGCGGTCCGCCGCCGTGGCCGCGGGAGTCGTCGCCCGTACCTGCCGGCTCGGCGGGCCGAGACGCCCCTCGGCGTCGCGGGCCCGGACGGTGAAGACATACGGGGTGCCGGGCCGGAGCCTGGTGACATCCACCATGTGCTGTGCACCGGGGACATCACGGATCTTTGTAGTGCCGCGATACACCTCGTAGCGCTCGACCCTCGCGTCGACGGCGTTCCACATCACATGCACGCTCGTCGCGCTGCCCGCGGCCGCCGTGACGCCCACCGGAGCTGCGGGCAGCCGACCGCGCTCCGCCTCGTCCGGACCGCCCCACCCGCAGGAACCGACGAACACGAGCGCCGCGCACAGGGCCAGGGGGACGGGTACGCCTCGCACGACTCTGCCTCCCCGGGCGACACCACGGCAATGGTCCGGACCAATATGGCGCCGGTGGTGGGCCCGCGGCAAGGGGGCGAACTCGTGGGCCGGGCTCGGGACGGTTACGTATGCTGAAGCCCTTCGCGGCCGAACTCTCCACGAGGCAAGGGGAATTCGTGCTGGTGGCGCGGACCGCTGTCGTCGCTGTTCCCGCGCCGTACGGGTGGCCGGGAGGCCGGGGTCCGTCGACGGCCCCGGTTCCCGGCCCCTGCCCCGTCCGGACCACCTGCGGTGGCCGCTCGGTTGAAAGCGCATCAGATTGGGCTGCGTGCTCGTCAATGCCGCCGAGGAGAGGTCCCTTATCGTGCGTGTCCAGTCGCTGACGCTGGCCGCGGCAAGCGCCGCTCTGCTCGCCCCCACGGCGGCCCCGGCCATGGAGCTCGCCACCGCCCGCACGGAGCCGGTGGTGCGGCGCGAGGGCACGGTCCCGGCCGCGGACCTGCTGGCCCGGGTGCGGGACTGCACCCCCGTCTCGCGCGGCCGCTACCGCACCGACGAGGACAGGCCCGCGACCGTCCCGGTCTGCGGCACCGAGGAGGCCGTGTTCTGGACGGCCGACATGGACATCGACTGCGACGGCAGGCCGGGTCGCCAGTGCAACAGCCTTACCGACCCCCTCTTCTCGGACGCCACCGCCTACGAGCAGTCCGACGGCCGCTATCTGAGTGCCGAGAAGCTGCCGTACATCGTGGTCCCGACTCCGAGCCCGATCTGGGACTACCGCGCCCACGGGGTGCACGGCGGGGCGGTCGCCGCCGTCGTGTACGAGGACCGGGTGCAGTACGCCGTCGTCGGGGACGTGGGCCCGAGCGGCATCATCGGCGAGGCGTCCTACGCGACCGCGAAGGCGCTCGGCATCCGCCCGGACCCGCACGGCGGCGGTGTGCCCTCCGGTGTCACCTACATCGTCTTCAAGGACTCCCGGGTGAAGCCGATCGAGGACCACGAGGCCGCCGTGACGCTGGGGGAGCGGCTGGCCCGGGAGTTCGTACAGGGCGGACCAGCGGCAGATCCCAAGGGGTGAACGGGCCCGGCGGCTGCCGGGCCCGTCCTCCGGGTGGTGGTTCGTCAGACCTTCCGGTAGCTGTACGCCTCCGCCGCGGCCGCCTCCACCGCCGCGAGGTCGGCCCCGGTGGCCGCCGTGACCACCGCGGCCACCGCTCCCTCGACGAAGGGGGCGTCCACCAGGCGGGTGCCGTCCGGGAGTTCGTCGCCCTCCGCCAGGAGTGCCTTGACGGTGAGCACCGCGCTGCCGAGGTCGGTCAGCACGGCGACCCCGGCGCCCCGGTCCACGGACGCGGCCGCAGCGGCGATCAGCTCCGCGCTCGTACCG
Above is a window of Streptomyces griseorubiginosus DNA encoding:
- a CDS encoding PadR family transcriptional regulator, producing MSLPHAILTALLERPSAGLDLTRRFDKSIGYFWSASHQQIYRELGKLEAEGYIRALPAAQPSRGQKKSYEVLPAGRAELERWTAAAQDPKPHRDALLLRLRAAAVVGTAGLEADLRRHLDLHRRQLAEYEQIQERDFPPGKASAQARLQHLVLRAGIELETFWTQWLTEALEELAELPDS
- a CDS encoding fibronectin type III domain-containing protein, producing MRGVPVPLALCAALVFVGSCGWGGPDEAERGRLPAAPVGVTAAAGSATSVHVMWNAVDARVERYEVYRGTTKIRDVPGAQHMVDVTRLRPGTPYVFTVRARDAEGRLGPPSRQVRATTPAATAADRSAPTRPGELRGRTAGSRAVQLSWAASSDDRDVVSYDIYQGGSKIHSVGGTQTAAVVTGLRPGTRYAFTVRARDAADNLSPAGATVRLTTPGGDDGRGTAPTDFRATTRLDDDGAYYLDLAWLPPRTDGVVTEYQVRLDGAAATSLVFGGTPPRGRTTYSFYLGREAGERHRVRIRARLPDGTWGGLSVERTVTTGAAASP
- a CDS encoding glycoside hydrolase family 75 protein — translated: MRVQSLTLAAASAALLAPTAAPAMELATARTEPVVRREGTVPAADLLARVRDCTPVSRGRYRTDEDRPATVPVCGTEEAVFWTADMDIDCDGRPGRQCNSLTDPLFSDATAYEQSDGRYLSAEKLPYIVVPTPSPIWDYRAHGVHGGAVAAVVYEDRVQYAVVGDVGPSGIIGEASYATAKALGIRPDPHGGGVPSGVTYIVFKDSRVKPIEDHEAAVTLGERLAREFVQGGPAADPKG
- a CDS encoding PTS fructose transporter subunit IIA, whose product is MSDVASVGIVLVSHSAEVASAVAELAKGLAGGGTEVPVAAAGGTEGGGLGTSAELIAAAAASVDRGAGVAVLTDLGSAVLTVKALLAEGDELPDGTRLVDAPFVEGAVAAVVTAATGADLAAVEAAAAEAYSYRKV